ATGTAAAGAAGTCGCAGAGAGTTTTGAAAAGAAGGCGGGACAATCACTTCAGGAATTGTCGGACGGGACGTGTTCCTCGAACCCTTCGCTCTCCCGCACCAGAGCGCGCTCCAGGATGACACGCCCCTCTTTGTAGCGCTGGCTGTCCTCCGTGGCGAATTCGTAGATCCAGCCCAGCTTGCTGTTGCAGTTTTTGCAGCTGACGTCCCGCACCATGTGACGGCCGGTGAGCATGACCCGGTCCTGGACTTCACTGTACTGCAAGTTTACCACctgcaggggagaagagaaaAACTTTACTGGAGACATCATCATAGAGGGGCGGATCACTTGGAGGGG
The Rana temporaria unplaced genomic scaffold, aRanTem1.1, whole genome shotgun sequence genome window above contains:
- the YPEL5 gene encoding protein yippee-like 5, with protein sequence MMMSPVKFFSSPLQVVNLQYSEVQDRVMLTGRHMVRDVSCKNCNSKLGWIYEFATEDSQRYKEGRVILERALVRESEGFEEHVPSDNS